A window from Leptothermofonsia sichuanensis E412 encodes these proteins:
- a CDS encoding winged helix-turn-helix domain-containing protein, with translation MQSERGNRYNGSMNKPDARLLDPNTQDYLRQQAIRLRQQGKRFVDIASYLGVHRNTVSDWWQQYQELGEPALYQQQRGHKVGGGRPLTQEQETHVQERMQAHFPDELEIDSALWTRRAVQALIEQACGVELPIWTVGLYLWGWGYSPQKPLKRAYEQNPEAVEEWLERTYPQIEQRAKTRLYWK, from the coding sequence ATGCAGAGTGAAAGAGGCAATCGGTACAATGGAAGCATGAATAAACCGGATGCCCGACTACTCGATCCAAATACTCAAGATTATCTACGCCAACAAGCGATTCGGTTACGGCAGCAAGGGAAGCGATTTGTGGATATAGCCAGCTACTTAGGGGTACATCGCAACACCGTTTCAGACTGGTGGCAGCAGTACCAGGAACTGGGAGAACCTGCCCTGTATCAGCAGCAACGCGGACACAAAGTTGGGGGTGGACGCCCCTTAACTCAAGAGCAGGAAACCCATGTCCAGGAGAGGATGCAAGCCCATTTTCCCGATGAGTTGGAGATTGATAGTGCGCTGTGGACACGGCGTGCGGTGCAAGCATTGATTGAGCAGGCGTGTGGGGTTGAGCTGCCGATTTGGACGGTGGGGTTATATCTGTGGGGCTGGGGCTACAGTCCCCAGAAACCCCTGAAACGAGCTTATGAGCAAAACCCAGAAGCCGTGGAGGAGTGGCTAGAGCGAACCTACCCCCAGATTGAGCAACGGGCTAAAACTAGACTTTATTGGAAATAA
- a CDS encoding transposase family protein, translated as MPCPNCVVCSYKQYNQRISSERVEVEHQIGGIKRCNIVSQPFRNRTDYYVDDVMETACGLHNFRLTHRQLNAQKKAA; from the coding sequence ATGCCGTGTCCTAACTGTGTTGTCTGTAGCTATAAACAGTATAACCAGCGCATTTCGAGCGAACGGGTCGAGGTTGAACATCAAATTGGCGGTATCAAACGCTGCAATATTGTTAGTCAGCCGTTTCGCAATCGAACTGACTACTATGTGGATGATGTCATGGAAACCGCTTGCGGATTACATAACTTCCGCCTGACTCATCGTCAACTCAACGCCCAAAAGAAAGCAGCTTAA
- a CDS encoding flotillin family protein, translating to MFEAIAALLAILGVGTGAGIFVIRNLYYICQPNEILIFAGSARELSDGRRVGYRLVKGGSSIRVPLLERALRMDLSNMIINLRVSNAYSKGGIPLTVEGVANIKIAGEEPAIHNAIERLLGKSRQEIEQMAKETLEGNLRGVLASLTPEQVNEDKIAFARSLLDEAEDDLEKLGLVLDTLQIQNISDDVRYLDSIGRKQQADLLRDARIAEAKAKSESAIQAAENQKITELSRLDRDIGIAHAEAERRITDAITKRDAVVAEAIAEIAAELARIQAEVPVQQERIKHIEQQLQADVIAPAEADCKQAIARAQGNAARIVEDGKARAEGTLRLAESWKTAGANARDIFLLQRLETLLQTLTSAVPDVNVQNVTVVSPNQSSSAVKAASFIEQLKQTTGIDVAKAVQNLTEAKPGQLSPASEDLNLDELI from the coding sequence ATGTTTGAGGCGATCGCTGCCCTGTTAGCCATCCTGGGTGTTGGGACAGGAGCTGGGATTTTTGTGATCCGCAACCTCTATTACATTTGCCAGCCAAATGAGATTTTGATCTTTGCCGGCAGTGCCCGCGAATTATCCGATGGGCGTCGAGTCGGCTATCGCCTGGTCAAGGGGGGGAGCAGCATTCGCGTGCCATTGCTGGAACGGGCACTGCGAATGGATTTGAGTAATATGATTATTAATTTGCGGGTGTCCAATGCCTACTCTAAGGGTGGGATTCCGTTGACCGTCGAAGGCGTGGCAAACATCAAAATTGCTGGGGAAGAACCCGCCATTCATAATGCCATTGAGCGATTGCTGGGCAAGAGCCGTCAGGAAATTGAGCAGATGGCCAAAGAAACGCTGGAAGGCAATCTGCGGGGGGTGCTTGCCAGCCTTACTCCAGAGCAGGTGAATGAAGACAAAATTGCCTTTGCCAGAAGCTTGCTGGACGAAGCTGAAGATGATTTGGAAAAGCTGGGGTTGGTGCTGGATACCCTTCAGATCCAGAATATCTCCGACGATGTTCGTTACCTTGACTCCATTGGTCGCAAGCAGCAGGCTGACCTGCTCAGAGACGCCCGTATTGCCGAAGCGAAGGCAAAATCCGAATCGGCGATTCAAGCCGCTGAAAACCAGAAAATAACTGAACTCAGTCGGCTGGATCGGGATATTGGAATTGCCCATGCGGAAGCCGAACGCCGGATCACAGACGCGATAACCAAGCGAGACGCGGTGGTCGCCGAGGCAATTGCTGAAATTGCCGCTGAACTGGCCCGCATCCAGGCAGAAGTCCCCGTGCAGCAGGAACGCATCAAGCATATTGAGCAGCAACTTCAGGCGGATGTGATTGCCCCGGCGGAGGCAGACTGTAAGCAGGCGATCGCCCGTGCGCAGGGAAATGCTGCCCGCATTGTGGAAGACGGCAAAGCCCGCGCCGAAGGAACCCTGCGTCTGGCAGAATCCTGGAAAACAGCGGGTGCTAATGCTCGTGACATTTTTCTGCTGCAACGTCTGGAAACCCTGCTGCAAACCCTGACTTCTGCGGTTCCTGATGTGAATGTCCAGAATGTGACCGTTGTCAGCCCCAACCAGAGCAGCAGTGCGGTCAAAGCCGCCAGCTTTATTGAGCAGTTGAAGCAAACCACTGGAATTGATGTGGCAAAAGCTGTACAAAATCTGACCGAAGCTAAACCTGGACAGTTGTCTCCAGCGTCGGAAGATCTGAATCTGGATGAGCTGATTTGA
- a CDS encoding flotillin family protein yields the protein MKPKFVTSLEQDGVLVQVEQVNAEPYPTVEKMEAGSLPAALPVALAVFGAILVVWFISSFMKICNPNEIMILSGRKHRTKDGQEVGYRVIFGGRTIVIPILETVERMDLTTMPVPVEVKNAYSKGGTPLHIQAIANVKISSDPEIVGNAIERFLRRDRAEIASVARETLEGNLRGVVALLTPEQVNEDRLKFAERIAQDVSRDLAKLGLQLDTLKIQSVTDDMDYLRSIGRKQIAQIVRDAEIAEAEALSQAEKIVSECQRQAEVAKSQTLGIVQQKQNELRKIKAELEQKARSEEERTIAAEKEARARAEQQLQTVRAELERLRLEADKVLPAEADKQAKTLQARGAAAALAENAKASAMVNDMLSKVWQKTGVDASELFLIQQIEMVLQEAAKIPKRVHLEQINVIDNGDGKSLTTLVNLYPEIVRQFLQHVDHTLGIDVAATLNRQKGQQDSH from the coding sequence ATGAAACCTAAGTTTGTTACCAGTCTGGAACAGGATGGGGTTCTGGTTCAGGTAGAGCAGGTCAACGCCGAACCCTATCCCACGGTTGAAAAAATGGAAGCGGGTTCATTGCCAGCAGCCCTCCCCGTTGCCCTGGCTGTGTTTGGCGCCATCCTGGTGGTCTGGTTTATTAGCAGTTTCATGAAAATCTGCAACCCAAACGAGATCATGATTCTATCGGGGCGCAAACATCGCACAAAAGATGGGCAGGAAGTGGGGTATCGGGTCATTTTTGGGGGGCGCACCATTGTGATCCCGATTCTGGAAACAGTGGAACGGATGGATCTCACCACCATGCCGGTTCCGGTAGAAGTAAAAAATGCCTACTCTAAAGGTGGAACCCCGCTGCACATTCAGGCGATCGCCAATGTCAAAATTTCCAGCGATCCGGAGATTGTGGGCAATGCGATTGAACGCTTTCTTCGCCGCGATCGCGCCGAAATTGCCTCTGTAGCAAGGGAAACCCTGGAAGGTAACCTGCGCGGTGTTGTTGCCCTGCTCACCCCCGAACAGGTCAATGAAGATCGGCTCAAATTTGCCGAGCGCATTGCCCAGGATGTTTCGCGGGATCTGGCAAAACTGGGATTGCAGTTGGACACTCTGAAGATTCAGAGCGTCACGGATGACATGGACTATTTGCGCTCCATTGGCCGCAAGCAAATTGCTCAAATTGTCCGGGATGCCGAGATTGCTGAAGCAGAGGCGCTGAGTCAGGCAGAAAAGATTGTATCTGAGTGTCAGCGGCAGGCAGAAGTTGCCAAATCCCAGACGTTGGGTATCGTCCAGCAAAAACAGAACGAACTCCGCAAAATCAAAGCCGAACTGGAGCAGAAAGCCCGCTCTGAAGAGGAGCGTACCATTGCCGCCGAGAAAGAAGCCAGAGCCAGAGCGGAACAGCAGCTTCAAACCGTGCGGGCAGAACTGGAGCGTTTACGTCTGGAAGCGGATAAGGTGTTGCCCGCCGAAGCAGACAAACAGGCAAAAACCCTCCAGGCGCGAGGAGCCGCGGCGGCACTGGCAGAAAACGCTAAAGCCTCCGCCATGGTCAATGACATGTTGTCAAAGGTCTGGCAAAAAACCGGGGTGGATGCCTCTGAACTGTTTTTGATTCAGCAAATTGAAATGGTACTTCAGGAGGCTGCAAAGATTCCCAAACGGGTACACCTGGAGCAGATCAACGTGATTGACAACGGCGATGGCAAATCTCTAACCACCCTGGTCAACCTGTATCCCGAAATTGTGCGCCAGTTCCTGCAACACGTCGATCACACGCTGGGAATTGATGTAGCCGCCACATTGAATCGGCAAAAAGGACAACAGGATAGCCATTAG
- a CDS encoding NfeD family protein, with protein sequence MLSVYWFCFIIGGSFVFLAVLGGLDGPDYDINFDSGFYTSIDGDIELTDTEERSHASLQAQTPRRLNPWQFLAGILKSLKFWTFGLCFFGLTGLVLSRLALSSTMVAIAAASMGTLCGALVAGVLQALRRRRVDSLVRSPDLIGLTGTVELPFDASSRGKVQILVKGTLVNFTAYTDESKPLRQGEQVLVVGTEQNRLWVVSADSLDKLPDVHAERPPE encoded by the coding sequence ATGCTGTCAGTTTACTGGTTCTGCTTTATAATTGGCGGGTCATTTGTATTCCTGGCAGTTCTGGGCGGTCTGGATGGACCGGATTATGACATTAATTTTGATTCTGGTTTTTACACCAGCATTGATGGGGATATTGAACTCACCGATACGGAAGAGCGCTCTCATGCGTCCCTCCAGGCCCAGACACCTCGAAGGCTGAATCCCTGGCAATTTCTGGCTGGCATCCTTAAAAGCCTGAAGTTCTGGACATTTGGGCTATGTTTCTTTGGGCTTACAGGACTGGTATTGTCACGGCTGGCGCTGTCTTCAACGATGGTGGCGATCGCGGCTGCCAGTATGGGAACTCTTTGTGGAGCGCTGGTTGCCGGGGTGCTTCAGGCATTACGGCGGCGACGGGTTGATAGTCTGGTGCGCTCTCCCGACCTGATCGGGTTAACTGGAACCGTTGAACTTCCCTTTGATGCCAGTAGTCGGGGGAAAGTTCAGATACTGGTAAAAGGGACCCTGGTCAACTTCACAGCTTACACCGATGAGTCGAAGCCCTTGCGCCAGGGCGAGCAGGTGCTGGTGGTGGGAACAGAGCAAAACCGGCTTTGGGTGGTATCTGCTGATAGTCTCGATAAGCTGCCAGACGTTCACGCTGAGCGCCCTCCTGAATGA
- a CDS encoding DUF6679 family protein, producing MLHRKIYQLCCDGREVWIFLRDQQRWIERARILEIEGDLVTLRYEMEEEDEISSWEEMVRLESIGAVTQKLASVSRGSVEPAVSEDCPEAEQIPNNRFPDSAAD from the coding sequence ATGCTACACCGCAAGATCTATCAACTGTGCTGCGACGGTCGCGAAGTCTGGATCTTCTTGCGGGACCAGCAGCGCTGGATTGAGCGGGCACGAATCCTTGAAATAGAGGGGGATCTGGTCACTCTGCGCTATGAGATGGAGGAGGAGGATGAGATTAGTTCATGGGAGGAAATGGTGCGCCTGGAAAGTATTGGTGCGGTCACTCAAAAGCTGGCATCGGTGTCCAGGGGAAGCGTCGAGCCAGCAGTTTCCGAAGATTGTCCAGAAGCAGAGCAAATTCCAAACAACCGTTTCCCGGACTCCGCTGCGGATTAG
- a CDS encoding DUF2141 domain-containing protein, with protein MSLMQRYGKVGGLLLAVVAVAFMVSQRAEASFRGNLTVQIDGLRNQRGQLCIRLFSSSRGFPDGGERRVKGQCHKITDNPMILTFNNLISGNYAVAVFHDTNGDGKLNRNSLGMPTEGYGFSNNPAYTRTGPPRYGETTFLLAGSNTSIRIRMRYGN; from the coding sequence ATGAGTTTAATGCAGAGGTATGGCAAAGTCGGTGGACTGCTGTTGGCAGTGGTTGCCGTCGCATTCATGGTTTCCCAAAGGGCTGAAGCATCCTTTCGAGGAAACCTGACCGTCCAGATTGATGGTTTACGTAACCAGCGGGGGCAGCTCTGCATCCGGCTATTTTCCAGCAGTCGAGGCTTTCCTGATGGGGGAGAGCGCAGAGTTAAAGGTCAATGCCACAAAATTACCGACAATCCAATGATTCTCACCTTTAACAATCTGATATCCGGAAACTACGCCGTTGCCGTTTTCCACGATACGAATGGAGATGGGAAACTGAATCGCAACTCCCTGGGGATGCCGACGGAGGGATACGGATTCTCCAATAATCCTGCCTATACCCGCACTGGTCCACCCAGATATGGAGAGACGACCTTCCTGCTGGCAGGCTCCAATACCAGCATCCGAATCCGGATGCGCTATGGCAATTAG
- the radA gene encoding DNA repair protein RadA: MPKVRSHFVCNQCGAESSQYFGKCPACGSWNALIEQVIEPSTPLAARSGMAITARTRGKSSSQLPPQPRVALTLDQVADHPQTRFSSGYTELDRVLGGGIVPGSLVLIGGDPGIGKSTLLLQMANSLSHRHRTLYVCAEESAQQVKLRAQRLGVGGQGVGDREQGTGDRGQRTGGQPPIPDTRYPVSNLYLLPETDLDTILAELESLKPQVAVIDSIQALYFNALSSAPGSVAQVRECTSVLMQMAKRQSITLFIVGHVTKEGAIAGPKVLEHLVDTVLYFEGDRFASHRLLRSVKNRFGATHEIGVFEMVDQGLEEVLNPSELFLGNREEYSPGSATIVACEGTRPIVVELQALVSPTSYSSPRRSTTGIEYNRLLQILAVLEKRVGIPLSKLDAYVASSGGLNVGEPAADLGVAVAVVASFRDRVVDPQTVLIGEVGLGGQVRPVSQMELRLKEAAKLGFKQAIIPKGQSVPDLGMEIVPVSRVVDAIAIALSSRQQNEPLS, encoded by the coding sequence ATGCCTAAAGTTCGATCGCACTTTGTTTGTAACCAGTGTGGTGCAGAATCTTCTCAGTATTTTGGGAAATGTCCTGCCTGTGGTTCCTGGAACGCATTAATAGAGCAGGTCATTGAACCTTCGACTCCCCTGGCTGCCCGATCAGGGATGGCGATTACCGCACGCACTCGCGGGAAATCCAGTTCCCAACTTCCGCCCCAGCCCAGGGTGGCACTAACCCTGGATCAGGTCGCAGACCATCCCCAGACCCGATTTTCCTCTGGTTATACTGAACTGGATCGGGTGCTGGGCGGCGGCATTGTCCCTGGCTCCCTGGTCTTAATTGGTGGCGACCCTGGCATTGGCAAGTCTACCCTGCTGTTGCAAATGGCAAACTCCCTGTCCCATCGGCACCGAACCCTCTATGTCTGTGCTGAGGAGTCCGCCCAGCAAGTGAAATTGAGGGCACAGAGATTGGGCGTTGGAGGACAGGGGGTAGGGGACAGGGAACAGGGAACAGGCGACAGGGGACAGAGGACAGGAGGGCAGCCCCCGATACCCGATACCCGATACCCGGTCTCCAACCTCTATCTCTTACCCGAAACCGATCTGGATACCATTCTGGCGGAACTGGAGTCACTCAAGCCCCAGGTAGCTGTGATTGATAGTATTCAAGCCCTTTATTTTAATGCGTTGTCGTCAGCACCGGGGTCGGTGGCGCAGGTGCGGGAGTGTACGTCGGTACTGATGCAAATGGCAAAGCGGCAGAGCATTACGCTATTTATTGTGGGGCATGTGACGAAGGAAGGGGCGATCGCCGGTCCCAAGGTGCTGGAACATCTGGTCGATACGGTGCTGTATTTTGAAGGCGATCGCTTTGCCAGTCATCGCCTGCTGCGATCCGTCAAAAATCGATTCGGGGCAACCCACGAAATTGGGGTGTTTGAAATGGTAGACCAGGGTTTAGAAGAAGTTCTGAATCCCTCCGAGCTGTTTTTAGGGAATCGGGAAGAATATTCACCTGGTAGCGCCACCATTGTGGCCTGTGAAGGAACCCGACCGATTGTAGTGGAGTTGCAGGCACTGGTCAGCCCCACCAGCTATAGTTCGCCGCGCCGCTCTACCACAGGAATTGAATATAATCGCCTGCTCCAAATTCTGGCTGTGCTGGAAAAGCGCGTCGGTATCCCGCTTTCCAAGCTGGATGCCTATGTTGCTTCTTCCGGTGGTCTGAATGTTGGGGAACCAGCCGCAGATTTGGGCGTCGCTGTTGCTGTGGTTGCCAGTTTTCGCGATCGCGTCGTTGACCCTCAAACCGTACTGATTGGTGAAGTGGGGTTGGGGGGGCAGGTGCGCCCTGTGTCTCAGATGGAACTGCGGCTGAAAGAAGCCGCCAAACTGGGCTTTAAGCAGGCAATTATCCCCAAAGGTCAATCCGTTCCAGACCTGGGGATGGAAATTGTGCCGGTTTCCAGAGTCGTGGATGCAATTGCGATCGCCCTCAGCAGCCGTCAGCAGAATGAACCGCTATCGTAG
- the rpaB gene encoding response regulator transcription factor RpaB — MENHKEKILVVDDEASIRRILETRLSMIGYDVVTAADGEEALDTFRNADPDLVVLDVMMPKLDGYGVCQELRKESDVPIIMLTALGDVADRITGLELGADDYVVKPFSPKELEARIRSVLRRVEKTGTSGIPSSGVIHINSIRIDTNKRQVYKGDERIRLTGMEFSLLELLVSRSGEAFSRSEILQEVWGYTPERHVDTRVVDVHISRLRAKLEDDPSNPELILTARGTGYLFQRIIEPGENEKI, encoded by the coding sequence TTGGAAAACCACAAGGAAAAAATATTAGTGGTGGACGATGAAGCGAGTATTCGTCGAATTCTTGAAACTCGCCTGTCCATGATTGGCTATGACGTGGTTACGGCAGCAGATGGCGAGGAGGCTCTCGATACGTTTCGCAATGCGGATCCGGATCTGGTTGTCCTGGACGTGATGATGCCAAAACTAGATGGTTACGGCGTTTGTCAAGAGTTGCGCAAAGAATCTGATGTTCCCATCATCATGTTAACGGCTCTGGGCGATGTGGCAGACCGCATTACCGGACTGGAACTGGGAGCGGATGATTATGTGGTCAAGCCCTTTTCTCCGAAGGAATTAGAAGCACGAATTCGTTCGGTGCTCCGTCGGGTCGAGAAAACGGGCACTTCTGGGATTCCCAGTTCTGGGGTCATTCATATTAATAGTATCCGGATTGATACGAATAAGCGCCAGGTTTATAAGGGGGACGAACGGATTCGGCTGACAGGCATGGAATTTAGCCTGCTGGAACTGCTGGTCAGTCGTTCTGGGGAAGCTTTTTCCCGATCAGAAATTCTTCAGGAAGTATGGGGATATACACCTGAGCGCCATGTGGATACACGGGTTGTAGATGTCCACATTTCCCGTCTGCGTGCCAAGCTAGAGGACGACCCCAGTAATCCAGAGTTGATTTTGACGGCTCGTGGCACGGGGTACCTGTTCCAGCGGATCATTGAACCGGGTGAGAACGAAAAGATTTAG